The segment TTAATGCCTGCCTCGGCATAAGCTTTCTTACTATAAATAATGCCCTGCGGGGCAGAGACAAACAGCGGGGCATTCCACACCTTGCCGCCGATCTGCGGCGGGTGATCGAACAATTCCGCCAGCTCATCGGGGAGCGGAACGATCTTTTCCGCACCAGCGAAGGCCTCGGTATCCCTCATCTCTACCAGATCGGGGAACTCGCCCACGGCATCCTTAACCTTTAGCCAGTCCAAATAAGCAGAGGAGCTTGTCTCACTGACATCCTGGACGATTATGTCCGGATTCGCCTGCATGAAGGCCTTAATGGTACCCCCGATAGCCTGCTTCGTCGCCGGATCACCGGAGGCATACCCTATAGTAAAGCTTATTTTACCGCTCCGGGCTGTATCCGGGTGGCTCTCCTGATTGGCCGCCTGGCTCCCGCCGATTCCGCCTGATCCCGTTTTGCCTCCACAGCCGGACAGGATCAGCGCGGCCGCAAGCGACACTATTGTTATTTTCATAGCTGATATCCTCGGCATTTGCACCCCTGTGACCTCCTCATTCTGTGATAACCGGGAATGTCAGCGTAATAGAGGTCCCGACATGCTCTCTGCTGTTCACAGACAGGCCATACCCCTCCCCGAAGCTGGAGCGGATACGCTCATGCACATTTTTCATGCCGACATTCTTGCTTGGAGCCTCCGGGTCTTCCAGAATCTTATTCATGCGGGACAGCGTCTCCCTGCTCATCCCCACGCCATCGTCATATATCGTTATCGCCAGCACTTGCTCTCTCCGTTCAACCGTAATGCCGACGGTTCCTTTTCCCTGCCCCCGCAGCCCATGCTGAACTGCATTCTCCACCATCGGCTGCAGGGACAGCTTCAGGATGGGCCAGTCCAGGTTAACATCTTGGGCAATATCCAGATGCAGCTCGAAGCGGTTCTCATACCGCACAGAAATGATATAGAAGTAATTCTGCAGATGGGCGAGCTCGCTGGCAAGGCTTACACGGTCTTCCCCGTAATCAATGACATACTTCAGCTCATTGGATAACGCCAGAATCATATCCGCCACCTCGCCTGCTTCCTTATCCACCGCGTTCATCCGGATCACCTCAAGGGTGTTGTACAGGTAATGGGGCCGGATCTGACTCTTCAGTGCATTCAGCTCGGTCTGCTTCTGCTTGATCTGGGCCACATAGGCCTCATCAATGTAGACCTGCAGCCGTTCCACCATCCGGTTGAATCCGTGGGCCAGCCTGCCCATCTCATCATTGCTGTTCACGGAGAGCTGGATATCCAGCTTGCCCGATTCCACCACGGCCATCTGCCGGATCAGCTCCCGGATGGGAGCGGCGAGACGTCTGGAGAACCAGGCCCCCATTACAATCATCACAAAGGCACACATGCCGATAGCGATATATACCGTTGCCCGGGCCGACAGCAGCTGCTCGAACAGGTTGCCACGGTGGATTTTGGCGATAACCTGACCATTCAAAAAAGGGATCGGCTCACTG is part of the Paenibacillus sp. FSL M7-0420 genome and harbors:
- a CDS encoding cache domain-containing sensor histidine kinase, with translation MIRRWPVPVWGRGPKSIFVKFSASFLLVGLIPLFALSFFSVQTFSGYVERYTTSNLQQMVLYMSYNLNSAFNQYNEVSKLMYTGRYEGFIESYSQNQTQNVNELERINTIPIESFLKTILFSDSYISSVQFIRQSDGKLYVQERGNRSLNMETVPNAEWLSAMAVDPAKVAIFPTHQDSYFYGSDRRVFTIGRSLIDTSGRVTKDPKVVGTLFLDIDTSLFQQFFRELSLGEKDELYLLDGEGRTYFSNQPAGAAGAGAAELTNNEMIVLSEPIPFLNGQVIAKIHRGNLFEQLLSARATVYIAIGMCAFVMIVMGAWFSRRLAAPIRELIRQMAVVESGKLDIQLSVNSNDEMGRLAHGFNRMVERLQVYIDEAYVAQIKQKQTELNALKSQIRPHYLYNTLEVIRMNAVDKEAGEVADMILALSNELKYVIDYGEDRVSLASELAHLQNYFYIISVRYENRFELHLDIAQDVNLDWPILKLSLQPMVENAVQHGLRGQGKGTVGITVERREQVLAITIYDDGVGMSRETLSRMNKILEDPEAPSKNVGMKNVHERIRSSFGEGYGLSVNSREHVGTSITLTFPVITE